From Kitasatospora sp. MAP12-44:
GCTGAAGGCTGGCCTGGCCGCCGCCACCATGGGCCTGCCGTCCGACGCCCTGACGGGGACCAGCTCCTACCTGGCCCTCAAGGCGAACCTCGCCTCGGGCCCGAACACCTACGTGCCGTTCCTGACGGTCTTCGGGGTGCTTGGCCTGATCGTCTCGGTCCTGATCGTCGGCAACGTCGTCAGCGGCGCGGTGGTCTCGGGGTTCCGGCACATCGGCGTGCTCAAGGCGCTGGGGTTCACGCCGAACCAGGTGACGGCGGTCTACCTCGCCATGGTCACCTTCCCCGCGGTGATCGGCTGCGTGCTCGGCTCGGTGATCGGCGCTCTCGTCGGCGGGAAGCTGGTGCACCAGGCGTTCTACGGCATCTTCGGCGGCGATCTGGTCATGGACAGTGCGACCGTCCCGGTGTGGGTCTATCCGGTCGTGCTGATCGGGATGCCGGTACTCGTCGCGCTGTCCGCGCTCGTCCCGGCGATGCGCGCCCGCCGGCTGCCCGCCGCCGTCGCCATCAGCGCGGGCGGCGCCCAGCGGACCGGACGCGGACTGGCGGTCCAGCGCGGGCTCGGCGGATCACGCCTGCCGCGCCCGGTGAGCCTGGGCCTGGGCTGGCCGTTCGCCCGGCCGGGTCGCACCGCCCTGACCCTGTCGACCGTCGTGCTCGGCGTCATGACGGTGACGATGGCGCTCGGCATCTCCGCCACGGTCGGCAAGTTCGGGCAGCTGCAGAACCAGACCGACAAGATCCAGGTGAACATCGGCCTCAACGACCCGAAGTGGAATCCTCCCGGCCCGACCCGCTCCGACGACCAGCTCTTCGCGCTGCTGCGCTCGCTGCCCGGCACCGCGCACGTGTACGCCGAGACCGCGCTGGAAACCCGGCTGACGGGCTCGTCGGGGATCGTCCGGGTGGGCGCCGAGAGCGGCGACACGGCGCAGCTGCATCCGGATCTCGTCCGGGGACGCTGGGTCGAGGGAACGAACGAGGTGGTGGTCTCGTCGGCGTTCTGGCACCAGCACCAGGTGTCGCTCGGCGACACGATCACGCTGGACTCGAGCGAGGGGCCGCAACCGGAGAAGGTCGTCGGCGAGAGCACCGAAGGCTGGGACGTGACGACGCTGGACTGGAAGCGGTTCGTCCCGCTCAGCCCGGTCAAGCGCGCCCAGACCTTCGCCGTCCAACTCGCCAAGGGCACCGACCCGCAGGCCTACGCCACCGAGGTCGCGCACGCGGACCGGGGGCTGAACGCGACGGTGAACGACGCGTCCGGCACCATCGAGAAGGTCATCATCAGCGTGGTCTCGACGCTCACCGTGATGCTGATCGTCGTCGCGAGCCTCGGGGTGTTCAACACGGTGCTGCTCAACACCCGCGAGCGGCGCAAGGATCTGGGGATGCTCAAGTCGATCGGCATGACGCCGCGCCAGGTGATCGCCATGGTGGTGACCTCCGTGGTGGCGCTCGGAGCGGTCGGCGGGATCGTCGGCGCCCCGCTCGGGATGCTCGCGCACCGGATCATCATCCCGATCACCGGACATGACACCGGGCTCGATCTGCCCAACTCGCTGATGGACGTGTGGAATTGGCCGACGGTGGTGCTGCTGGCGCTCTCGGGCTCGGTGATCGCCGCCCTGGGGGCCTACCTACCGGCCCGGGGCGCGGCGCGGGCACCCGTGGCGGAGGTGCTGCGGACGGAGTAGCGGGGTCGGGGTGCGGTCAGGGTGCGGTCAGGATGCGGTCGGGGTGCGGTCAGGATGCGGACGCCAGGAGCCGTCGTACCGCCGTCGGCGGGTGGCCCAGGTACTGGCGCATGGTCCGGGTCAGATGGGCCTGGTCGGCGTAACCGAGGTCGGCGGCGAGGGTGCTGAGGCTCTGCTCGCCGGCCTCCAGGCGGTCGAGGGCCCTGCCGATACGGACGCGGTGGCGGTAGCGGGTCACCGACACACCGAGCTCGTGCGGGAACGCCCGGCTCAGCCGGTAGGGAGAGACGCCGAGCAACTCGGCCAGGGAGAACAGCGTGTCCGCGGCCGGGTCTCCTTCGGTGATCGCCTCGCGGGCGGCTGCCACGAGGTCCCGCTGGGCCTGTCGGGCGCCCGCTGCGGCGATCGGTGTCCGGCTGGTTGTGGTCCGGCCGATGGCGGTCGACAGCAGAGCCAGCAGCTCCTCCGATAGCGCGTAGTCGACATCCCCCGACGCGGCAGCGGCGAGGAGGCGGCGGTGGGTCAGGTCCAGGTACGGGTCGACGTAGACCGTCTGCACGGCCGGCCCCGCGATCTCCCCGGCCAGTGAACGCCACAGCTTCGGCGTCACGCTGATCGCCGTGCAGACGTCGCCGCCGGCGGGGTGAGCGAAAGCCTCCTCCTCCCCCGGGGCCCCCACATAGGCCAGCGTCGCGTCGAGGTCGGCGGGCACGCCGGCGGCCCTCCTGCGGAAGCGGCCCCGGCGCACGAGCACCACGCGGTAGTCGTCGCGGACCTCCGGCGCCGACCAGCGAGCGTGGTCGTCGCGGCAGGTCACCGAGCTGATGCCGAAGTCGGGACGGGTGGCGACAGGAACGGCGGTGAGCACCCTGCGAACGCTACGCGGCGGGTCTGACAAGCCGCGCAAGGATGTTCAAGACGGGGGCCTGCCGCCGGGAGCACGCTGGCGAGGTGCGAAGGACCGTTCCCGCACAGACAGGAGACCGACCCATGGCATCCATCCACCGCGACATCCAGATCGATGACTCCCCCGACAACGTCTGGGCCGCCCTTCGGGACTTCGGCGAGGTGCACCGACGCCTGGCGCCGGGCTTCGTCACCGACACCCGCGTCGAGGGCGACATCAGGATCGTGACGTTCGCGAGCGGCATCGTGGTGCACGAGCTGATCGTCGACATCGACGACCAGGCCCGGCGGATCGCCTACGCGGTGGTCGGCGGCGCCCTGGAGCCCAGGCACCACCACGCGTCCATGCAGGTCTTCGCCGACGCCGAGGGCCGCAGTCGCTTCGTCTGGATCACCGACGTGGCACCCGACGACCTCGCCGAGCCCATCGCCGAGATGGTCGACCAGGGGATCCGCGTGATCAAGCGCACGCTGGACCGCGAAGCCACGGCGTGATCAGAGCCGGACGATGACCAGCGCGGTGTCGTCGGTCGCGCCGGAAATCGGCAGGAGGTCGTGCAGGAGGGCGTCGGCGAGGGGTTCCTGCGGGAGCCCGCGATGGCGGCTGAGGGAGTCGGCGAGGCGGGCGAGGCCGGTGTCGATGTCCTCACTGCGGCGTTCGACCAACCCGTCGGTGTAGAGCACGAGGGTGTCGCCTTCACCGAACGCGACGGCTGCCTCCGGACGGGGGACGGGTTCGGGGCGGGCACCGAGTGGGGGATCGGTGGCCTGGTCCAGGAACTCGACGGTGCCGTCGGTGTGCAGCAGCGCGGGCGGGGGATGGCCTGCACTGCTGTATGTGATCCTGTGGGTGTCCCAGTCGATGTGGGTCTCCACCGCCGTGGTGCTCTCGGCGCCGTCGACCGAACGTGCGTACAGGCCGAGAACCTCCAGCGCCTGGGCGGGACCGTCGGCGACGCGTGAGGCCGCGCTCAACGCGCTGCGCAGCAAGCCCATGACGCAGGCGGCCCTGAGGCCGTGGCCCACGACGTCGCCCACGGCGACCCCGATGCGGTCACCGGGCAGGTCGACCAGGTCGTACCAGTCGCCGCACACGTTCAGCGCGCTTACGGCGGGCCGGTAGCGCACGGCGGCCCGGTGGTGGCCGACCGGGCTCGGGGCCGGCAGCATCGCCTCCTGCAGGGCGAGCGCCACCTCACGTTCCCGGGCGTGGGCCTGCCGCAGCCGCTCGTTGACCTCCTGGAGCTCGCGGGCCCGCGTGTAGAGCTCGGCCTCCAGCACCCGACCCCGGCTGCCGTCCGAGCCACCGCGGGCCTTGATGAGCTCGGTCACCTCCTCCACCCGGTTCACGAGCAGGACCACCCGGCCGTCGGTCCCGAGCACGGGAGCGTTCACCGGACTCCAGTACCGCTCCGTCCAGGTGCCCGGCCGCTCCAGGGACTCGACGTCGTAGCGCTGCAGCGCCATGGCGTCGCGCTCCCCGGTCTCCAGCACCCGCATGAGCGACGCGCGCAGATTGCGCACACCGGTCGCCGTGGCGTCGTTCGGGTTGTCGGGGAACACGTCGAAGAGGTACCGGCCGACCAGCTGCTCACGTGTACGGCCCGACACGCGCGCGTACTCCTCGTTGACGTCCACGTACACCAGCTCGGGGGTCAGCAGAGCCACCATGCCGGGCAGCGTCCGAAACACGGCCGCGTAGTCGATGTCCGCGCCTTTCATGCTCCGCCCGCCTCACCGTGCGCCACAACAGTCATGTGGTTCAACGATAGGAGCAGGAGCGGGGAGGCCGCCGGACGAGAGGCGCCGTGGGTGGACGGCTGGATGCCGCTGACCAGCGGAAACAGCACGGCAGGACCACCGCGGGGGGTGGTCCTGCCGGTGGGATGGTGCGTGTGTCAGTGCAGGGCGAGCGAGACGCTCGTCGGGTTGCCCTCAGTGATCGGCGTGGGCGAGTCGTACCAGGTGCCCGCGTTGGTGTAGATCTCGTGCAGCGTGTTGTTCTCGACGGCTTCGATGACACGGTCACCGGTGGGCCGGATCTTGACCGAGAGGCTCTTGATACCAGTGCCGGCGCCGGGGACAACGGCGTCGTGCCAACCGTCCGCTGCCGAGTGGATCTCGTGCAGCACACCGCCCTCGACGGCCTCGATCACCCGCTGTCCGGAGGCGTTGTAGGCGAAGCTCATCGCGGTGGCGTTCGACGCGACACCCTGGATGGCGTTGTCGTGCCAGCCGTCGGGCGCCGAGTAGATCTCATGCAGCACACCACCCTCGATCGCCTCGATCACCCGCCCACCCGACGGACTGAACGAGAAGCTCAACGCGGTGGCATTCGAAGCGACACCCTGAATCGCACCGTCGTGCCAACCACCCGGCGCCGAGTAGATCTCATGCAGCACACCACCCTCGATCGCCTCGATCACCCGCCCACCCGACGGACTGAACGAGAAGCTCAGCGCCGAGACGTTCGCGCCGACGCCGGGGACCATGGCGTCGTGCCAACCGTCCGGCGCCGAGTAGAGCTCGTTCAGCACACCGTAATCAACCGCCTCGATCACCCGCGCACCCGACGGCGTGTAGGCGAAGTCCAGCGTGCTTGCGGATATCGGGAAGTTGAAGGTGGTGATGGCATTGGTGTGCCAGCCCAGGTTGTCGTTGTAGATCTCCGTCAGTTGCCCGTTCTGCACCGTCTCAATCGTGCGGTTCAGCGGTAGCAGGACGCCTACCGGCACAGCCTGTTTCGTGGTCGCCGAACGGCCGTGGTCGTCGGTGACGGTCAGCGTCGCCGTGTACGTCCCCGGCCCCGGGTACGTGTGCGTGAACGGAGCCAATGACAACGGCCCGGAGTTCACCGCCTGCGGCGAGCCGTCACCGAAGTCCAGCACGGACTTGGCAACGGGCCAAGGACTCCCCGCACTCTCGCTGAGCGTCTCCGTGGGCACCGACCAGTCGGTCTGCGATGCCGAGACAGCGGGCGTGATGGGCCCGACCGGCTGGATCATGACCGCGCTGGTGGCTGTCCGGGTGATCAGACCGTCGGTGACGGTGACCGAGAGGGTGTAGGTGCCGGGGCCCGGGAAGGTGTGCGTCAGCTGGGACGAACCGATCGCCGGCGTCACCTTCGGGCTGCCGTCCCCAAAGTCCAGCGTCCCAGTGACCGGCCCCCAACCATTGCCCACCCACACCGCAAGGTCCGCGTCCAGCGGATGCCCAACGACCTGGGTCGATGTCGGGTTGACAGACGCCCCAAGCGGGTTCTGGAACTCGGTTGCCCCGCGGTCGTAGTAGCCCACGCCGGTACCGGTGTTGGCGACCAGCGGGTCGTCGACCCGCGGGTGGCCGTTGATGTCCGTGGCCAGCTCGCCGGGCGCCGTGGCATCGGCCGAGTCAGTCGCTGCAGGCACGGCGCCAGCGTAATTTCGCTTAGCGCTGGCGATGTCGTGATTGCCCTGGCCGGTGGCAGCGGCAAACGCGGCCGGCGACGTGTAAGTGGCGTCGCCCCATGCGTAGTCCACCTTGCCCGGCGCCTGGAACACCACGTTGTAGTCCACCCTGGTCCCGGTGACCGAGGAAGCCGATACCGCCAGATCGGGCTGCGCGAGACACGGGGTGAATAGGGGTACGGCGATGTTGTTCTCGATCGTGGAGTTCGCCGAGCTCCCGGCGAGCACAACAGCAGTACCGCAAATGGCGCTGAACGAGTTGCTGGTCACCACGGTGCCCGGGGCATCGGTGACCGTGACGCCCGCACTTTCACCACTTCCCGGCGGGACGTCCCCGGACTCGATCCGGTTGGTCGTGACGACCGTGCCGGTAACGCCGGCGTCGACCACTACGCCGGAGCCGGCCAGGTTCATGCTGTTGCGGCTGACCGTGGAAGCCGTGGTCCTCCCGGTGAGCCGGATGCCCGGGGGGTAGGGAGCGAGCCCGTCACCGACCGCCGCAAGGCCGTTTCCGTCCACGGTGATCCGGTCGGAGTCCGAGACAAGGACCGCCTCCTGCGGCGCCTGGAGGTCGAGGCCCGTCACCGTGACGTCGTGCACGCCGGAGAACACGAAAGCGTGCAGCCTGGTCAGCTCGGTGATACCGCCGTAGGGGTTGACACCGATCGTGCCCGGCCGAACCGTCTCGTTCGGGCTGCCCTGGAAGGTGATGGGGTGGCCCGGAGTTCCGGAGTGGGTGACGGTGACCTGCTCCGAATAGTAGGTGTTCGGGGCGATCAGCACGGTCTGACCGGGCTGTGCGGCGTTCGCCGCCTCCTGCACAGTGCAGAAAGGCTCCGCCTGCGTACCCGGACCGCCGTTCCAGCAGCCCGCAGCGGAGCCGTTGTTGACGTAAAGCGTGGTCGGATCGGCCTGCGCGACGAACGCCGGCAGCGCCGACCCGAGAATGGCGGAACTGACGATCGCCGCGGCAAGGCCGACATGACGACGTACTGGCACGATTGATCCCCCAAGAACGAGAAAAGCGCTGGTGGTACCCCCAAAGCGGGAGGATGTCCGATCAACCAGTGCCGCGCAAGCCAGTATCCTCAGCCCCGCCCGGCCGCCGCGCCCCGGGTACCAGAACGGCACGATGGCCCCGACCGGGAGGACCGGCCGGGGCCATCGCCGCTATCGACGACGCCGGGAACGCCGGCGACGGGCTCAGCCCTGCAGGTGGCCCAGTACGGATCGCACCGCGCGCTCCACCGCCTGGCGCGCCTCGTCGGTGTGGTCGATCGACTCGAAGCCGTGGTGGCCGAGCGGCACGTCGATCACCTCGACATCGGCCTTGCAGTCGTCGGCGGCGGCCAGGAACTGCTCGACCGTCACCGCGATTTCCGCGACCTCCAGTCCCACGCGGGTCACCACGATCGGCAGCTCCCCCGCACCGCCCACCGCAGCCGCAGGGTGGAACGGGGACTCCCCGAGCCCCCAGCTCGGCGGCGGCGCGAGCACGGGGTAGCTCGCCGCCACACACCGCAGCCACGCCGGGGGCGCCGCGAGCCAGTGCGCCGACAACAGCCCGCCGCCGGAGAAGAACCACAGGGCCACGCGGTCCCCGTCGACGCGCGGATCGGCTCGTGCGAGCTCGACGGCTGCGGCGACGTCCTCGGCGGCGCGCCCGTAGTCGCCCAGACCGTGCAGCCGGTGATCCACCGTCACACCGACCACGCCCAGACTCGCCGCGTACTGGCCGTAGCCGACAAAGGTCGGCCAGTCCCGCGGCTTGGGCTCCAGGTCGGCGGCAAACGGGCCGCCATGCACGAACACCACCGCCGGGCGCGGGCCGTCGGTGTCCGCCGGCAGATAGAGGTCGACCTGTCCCACCCGCTCACGGCGCTGCTCCGGCACGTCCAGCAGGAAGGGCAGCGGCTGTACGGACTGGTCCCGCACGGCTGCGGGCACCCGCTGACCTTCCCCCGCGGCGGCTCGAATCAGTACCTCGGCCAACTCGTCGGGGGCGGAGAGCATCGGCCAGTGGCCGGTCTCAAGCTCGAAGAAGCCCACCCGGGGGTCGGTGAGCGCCTTGTAGCGCGGGTCCCCCATGCGGACCACGATCTTGACCATGGCGATGCTCGACCCGTTGGCCGTGCAGAGGATGCCGGAGGTCGGTATCCGGGCGAGCGCCCCCGACAGCCGCAGCGGCTGGGTGAGCGTACCCAGCGGCTGCGGCGTGGCCAGCCGGACCAGCCGTGCCAGCGCGTCTGCCGGGACGCCGGCGGTACTGCCCCAGAGCGGCCACTCGTCGAGCGACGGCGGGGCGATCCGCCAGCCGAACTCGGCCCGCTGCACCAGCCGTTCGCGCACCGCCGGATCGGGCAGCAGGTCGAGCACCGACTCACCGTCCAGGGGGAGGCCCGAATCCAGGTAGACGATCCGCGCGACCCGGTCCGGGCGCCGATCGGCGGCGCCCAGCACCGGGTGGATGCCGTAGTCGTGGCCGACGATCACCACCTCCGGGGCCTCCAGGTGGTCGATCACCTGCACCAGGTCCTCGATATGCGTCTCCAGTTCCGTGTCCGGTCCCGCCAGGTGGCGGCGGTCGCCCATGCCGGTGAGCGTGACCGCGTGCACCTCGGCTCCCGACTCCCGCAGCCGTGCGGCCACTTCCCGCCATATCCAGCCGCCGGTATAGCTGCCCGACACCAGTACGAACGCCGTCATCGCTGCCTCCTTCTACCGTCTTGTGCGCCTTGCACGCGTTGCCCGCACGATCGGCCCCGCCGAGCCTTCCGCGGTCACCTGACGGTAGGAACTCCCCCTGCGGGAGATTCAAGTCCTGTCACCGGACGCCCAGGTCGCCCGTCCTGCCGACTGACCCGAGTGGGCGGCGCCCTGGGTGCCTCCGGGTGGAAACAGCACGGCAGGGCCACCCCGAAGGGCGGCCCTGCCGGTGGGACGATGCGTCAGTGCAGGGCGAGCGAGACGCTCGTCAGGTTGCCCGAGTTGATCGGTGTGGGCGAGTCGCTCCAGGTGCCCGCGTTGGTGTAGATCTCGTGCACCGTGCTGTCGTTCTCGACAGCTTCGATGACACGGTCACCGGTCGGCCGGAACTTGAGCGACAGGCTCTTGATGCCGGCACCGGCACCGGGAACAACGGCGTCGTGCCAACCATCCGCCGCGGAGTAGACCTCATGCAGGACACCACCCTCGATCGCCTCGATCACCCGCCCACCCGACTTGTTGTACGAGAAGCTCAGGGCCGAAGCGTTCGGCGCGACACCCTGGATCGCATTGTCATGCCAACCATCCGCCGCGGAGTAGACCTCGTGCAGCACACCACCCTCGATCGCCTCGATCACCCGCCCACCCGACGGGCTGAACGAGAAGCTCATCGCCGAGACGTTCGGCGCGACACCCTGGATCGCATTGTCATGCCAACCATCCGCCGCGGAGTAGATCTCGTGCAGCACACCACCCTCGATCGCCTCGATCACCCGCCCACCCGACGGGCTGAGTGAGAAGCTCAGCGCGGTCGCATTCGCACCGGCACCCTGGATCGCGCCGTCGTGCCAACCGTCCGCCGCTGAGTAGACCTCATGCAGCACACCGTTCTCCACCGCCTCGATCACCCGCGCACCCGACGGGGTGTAGGTGAAGTCCAGCGTGCTCGCGGGGATCAGCTTGTTGCTGGCGGTGATGGCGTTGGTGTGCCAGCCCAGGTTGTCGTTGTAGATCTCCGTCAGCCGCCCGTTCTGCACCGTCTCGATCGTGCGGTTCAGCGGTAGCAAGACGCCCACCGGCACCTTCTCCGTCGTGGTCGACGAACGGCCGTGGTCATCGGTGACGGTCAGGGTCGCTGTGTACGTCCCCG
This genomic window contains:
- a CDS encoding ATP-binding cassette domain-containing protein: MTNTTDMTDRTSTSGCEERDVVVQLTDVRKDFGDYAALDGVSLEIGAGESVAVMGPSGSGKSTLLNMVSGLDRPTGGSVVVGGEDLTKLGEKGLALFRRRRIGMIFQFFNLLDDLPALDNIALSGQLVGMKASAARKRALELMGDLGIADRKNIYPASLSGGERQRVATARALMNRPALLLADEPTGALDSRSGDQVMQLLMDLNELGQTLLIVTHDPRLAARCARRVIEGRGRAHRPGQLGELRHGNGAHPMSAVWRASRAAVKRRRFQTFILGVVVMVSSAMAIATLGLLAAVSSPFDQAYNAAHGAHVVAEFDSSKTTAAQLAQAANAPGVQAVAGPYPEAVLHSPTETGDHPTGLSGAFTVVGRDRPDTPVDTLKVSAGRWATGPGEIVINEPSSIGPMAITSEHEVVTPDGVKLQVVGYASSASQSAGGWVTPDQAQALHADSLQMMYRFKDAGSDSALKAGLAAATMGLPSDALTGTSSYLALKANLASGPNTYVPFLTVFGVLGLIVSVLIVGNVVSGAVVSGFRHIGVLKALGFTPNQVTAVYLAMVTFPAVIGCVLGSVIGALVGGKLVHQAFYGIFGGDLVMDSATVPVWVYPVVLIGMPVLVALSALVPAMRARRLPAAVAISAGGAQRTGRGLAVQRGLGGSRLPRPVSLGLGWPFARPGRTALTLSTVVLGVMTVTMALGISATVGKFGQLQNQTDKIQVNIGLNDPKWNPPGPTRSDDQLFALLRSLPGTAHVYAETALETRLTGSSGIVRVGAESGDTAQLHPDLVRGRWVEGTNEVVVSSAFWHQHQVSLGDTITLDSSEGPQPEKVVGESTEGWDVTTLDWKRFVPLSPVKRAQTFAVQLAKGTDPQAYATEVAHADRGLNATVNDASGTIEKVIISVVSTLTVMLIVVASLGVFNTVLLNTRERRKDLGMLKSIGMTPRQVIAMVVTSVVALGAVGGIVGAPLGMLAHRIIIPITGHDTGLDLPNSLMDVWNWPTVVLLALSGSVIAALGAYLPARGAARAPVAEVLRTE
- a CDS encoding AraC family transcriptional regulator, with protein sequence MLTAVPVATRPDFGISSVTCRDDHARWSAPEVRDDYRVVLVRRGRFRRRAAGVPADLDATLAYVGAPGEEEAFAHPAGGDVCTAISVTPKLWRSLAGEIAGPAVQTVYVDPYLDLTHRRLLAAAASGDVDYALSEELLALLSTAIGRTTTSRTPIAAAGARQAQRDLVAAAREAITEGDPAADTLFSLAELLGVSPYRLSRAFPHELGVSVTRYRHRVRIGRALDRLEAGEQSLSTLAADLGYADQAHLTRTMRQYLGHPPTAVRRLLASAS
- a CDS encoding SRPBCC family protein translates to MASIHRDIQIDDSPDNVWAALRDFGEVHRRLAPGFVTDTRVEGDIRIVTFASGIVVHELIVDIDDQARRIAYAVVGGALEPRHHHASMQVFADAEGRSRFVWITDVAPDDLAEPIAEMVDQGIRVIKRTLDREATA
- a CDS encoding SpoIIE family protein phosphatase, producing MKGADIDYAAVFRTLPGMVALLTPELVYVDVNEEYARVSGRTREQLVGRYLFDVFPDNPNDATATGVRNLRASLMRVLETGERDAMALQRYDVESLERPGTWTERYWSPVNAPVLGTDGRVVLLVNRVEEVTELIKARGGSDGSRGRVLEAELYTRARELQEVNERLRQAHAREREVALALQEAMLPAPSPVGHHRAAVRYRPAVSALNVCGDWYDLVDLPGDRIGVAVGDVVGHGLRAACVMGLLRSALSAASRVADGPAQALEVLGLYARSVDGAESTTAVETHIDWDTHRITYSSAGHPPPALLHTDGTVEFLDQATDPPLGARPEPVPRPEAAVAFGEGDTLVLYTDGLVERRSEDIDTGLARLADSLSRHRGLPQEPLADALLHDLLPISGATDDTALVIVRL
- a CDS encoding right-handed parallel beta-helix repeat-containing protein, producing MPFWYPGRGGRAGLRILACAALVDRTSSRFGGTTSAFLVLGGSIVPVRRHVGLAAAIVSSAILGSALPAFVAQADPTTLYVNNGSAAGCWNGGPGTQAEPFCTVQEAANAAQPGQTVLIAPNTYYSEQVTVTHSGTPGHPITFQGSPNETVRPGTIGVNPYGGITELTRLHAFVFSGVHDVTVTGLDLQAPQEAVLVSDSDRITVDGNGLAAVGDGLAPYPPGIRLTGRTTASTVSRNSMNLAGSGVVVDAGVTGTVVTTNRIESGDVPPGSGESAGVTVTDAPGTVVTSNSFSAICGTAVVLAGSSANSTIENNIAVPLFTPCLAQPDLAVSASSVTGTRVDYNVVFQAPGKVDYAWGDATYTSPAAFAAATGQGNHDIASAKRNYAGAVPAATDSADATAPGELATDINGHPRVDDPLVANTGTGVGYYDRGATEFQNPLGASVNPTSTQVVGHPLDADLAVWVGNGWGPVTGTLDFGDGSPKVTPAIGSSQLTHTFPGPGTYTLSVTVTDGLITRTATSAVMIQPVGPITPAVSASQTDWSVPTETLSESAGSPWPVAKSVLDFGDGSPQAVNSGPLSLAPFTHTYPGPGTYTATLTVTDDHGRSATTKQAVPVGVLLPLNRTIETVQNGQLTEIYNDNLGWHTNAITTFNFPISASTLDFAYTPSGARVIEAVDYGVLNELYSAPDGWHDAMVPGVGANVSALSFSFSPSGGRVIEAIEGGVLHEIYSAPGGWHDGAIQGVASNATALSFSFSPSGGRVIEAIEGGVLHEIYSAPDGWHDNAIQGVASNATAMSFAYNASGQRVIEAVEGGVLHEIHSAADGWHDAVVPGAGTGIKSLSVKIRPTGDRVIEAVENNTLHEIYTNAGTWYDSPTPITEGNPTSVSLALH
- a CDS encoding alpha/beta hydrolase → MTAFVLVSGSYTGGWIWREVAARLRESGAEVHAVTLTGMGDRRHLAGPDTELETHIEDLVQVIDHLEAPEVVIVGHDYGIHPVLGAADRRPDRVARIVYLDSGLPLDGESVLDLLPDPAVRERLVQRAEFGWRIAPPSLDEWPLWGSTAGVPADALARLVRLATPQPLGTLTQPLRLSGALARIPTSGILCTANGSSIAMVKIVVRMGDPRYKALTDPRVGFFELETGHWPMLSAPDELAEVLIRAAAGEGQRVPAAVRDQSVQPLPFLLDVPEQRRERVGQVDLYLPADTDGPRPAVVFVHGGPFAADLEPKPRDWPTFVGYGQYAASLGVVGVTVDHRLHGLGDYGRAAEDVAAAVELARADPRVDGDRVALWFFSGGGLLSAHWLAAPPAWLRCVAASYPVLAPPPSWGLGESPFHPAAAVGGAGELPIVVTRVGLEVAEIAVTVEQFLAAADDCKADVEVIDVPLGHHGFESIDHTDEARQAVERAVRSVLGHLQG